The proteins below are encoded in one region of Naumovozyma castellii chromosome 6, complete genome:
- the RPS27A gene encoding 40S ribosomal protein eS27 (ancestral locus Anc_5.265) produces MVLVQDLLHPTAASEARKHKLKTLVQGPRSFFLDVKCPGCLNITTVFSHAQTAVTCESCSTVLCTPTGGKAKLSEGTSFRRK; encoded by the exons ATG GTTTTAGTTCAAGATTTATTGCACCCAACTGCTGCCTCTGAAGCAAGAAAGCACAAGTTAAAGACTCTAGTCCAAGGCCCAAGatccttcttcttggatGTTAAATGTCCAGGTTGTTTGAACATCACCACCGTCTTCTCTCATGCCCAAACCGCTGTCACATGTGAATCCTGTTCTACTGTTTTGTGTACTCCAACTGGTGGTAAGGCTAAGTTGTCTGAAGGTACCTCTTTCAGAAGAAAGTAA
- the NCAS0F02410 gene encoding uncharacterized protein (ancestral locus Anc_5.274): MTHGQLHKTFKVSNQDFIVRQGFRPLTEISRGSYGIVLSASYSHSSENIVIAIKKISNIFGSTQSSKRALRELKLLQAFNGHKNIISLYDMDIVFYPTGILNGIYIYEELMECDMEQIIKSRQPLTEYHYQFFIYQILCGLRYIHSADIIMRNVRPSNLLINSDCKLKICGFSLAQKASNGVANNNQFSPEYLTTRWYHAPELLLNHHIYTTSIDVWSTGCVLGELITKEPIFHENDFVNQLNKIFQILGTHSKEALDNIGSKTIKNHVSQLPYIPKPPMENIFPGATTECQDLLNKMLKFDSEQRITVDMALRHPYFSIWRDLDDERTYRRGIDFNFEGSNEMIVLKNEIIQEVTNFKDFIRESLLPTEVRHVDQPIILRSQEQTQNVPLSKQNEQHQTCFTDQFPPFDGVEYLNQDPDLTFGLSDNSFNYLKRSSSETEVPMKQHSSDKSSSPDKDTSSV; the protein is encoded by the coding sequence ATGACGCATGGCCAATTACATAAAACGTTCAAGGTGTCGAACCAGGATTTTATTGTTCGTCAAGGTTTTAGACCGTTGACGGAAATTAGTCGTGGCTCCTACGGTATTGTTTTGTCTGCATCTTATTCCCATTCTTCAGAAAATATTGTGATTGCCATTAAGAAGATATCTAACATATTTGGGTCAACTCAATCGTCCAAGAGAGCCCTTCGAGAATTGAAACTCTTACAAGCCTTTAATGGCcataaaaatatcattagTCTCTATGATATGGATATTGTATTCTACCCGACGGGAATCCTAAATGGTATCTACATATATGAAGAATTGATGGAATGTGATATGGAACAGATAATTAAATCAAGACAACCACTAACTGAGTAccattatcaattttttatataCCAAATACTTTGCGGTTTAAGATATATTCATTCAGCAGATATTATCATGAGGAACGTGAGACCATCTAATCTGTTGATCAACTCAGATTGTAAATTAAAGATCTGTGGGTTCAGTTTAGCACAGAAGGCATCCAATGGTGTGGCAAACAATAATCAATTTAGTCCCGAATATTTAACGACAAGATGGTACCATGCTCCGGAATTACTATTAAATCACCACATTTACACCACCTCTATTGATGTTTGGTCTACTGGTTGTGTGTTGGGAGAATTGATTACGAAGGAACCCATATTCCATGAGAATGATTTTGTTAATCAATTGAACAagatattccaaatattggGGACTCACTCGAAGGAGGCATTAGATAATATAGGTTCCAAGACAATTAAAAATCATGTGAGCCAACTGCCTTACATTCCGAAACCACCcatggaaaatattttcccTGGTGCCACAACTGAATGCCAGGATCTCTTAAATAAAATGCTAAAATTTGACTCTGAACAACGAATAACTGTCGATATGGCATTGAGACATCCTTATTTTTCCATATGGCGTGACCTAGATGATGAAAGGACATACCGTAGAGGAattgattttaattttgaagGTTCGAATGAAATGATAGTCTTGAAGAATGAGATAATACAGGAAGTaaccaatttcaaagattttataCGTGAATCATTACTACCCACTGAAGTGCGGCATGTGGACCAACCCATAATTTTACGATCTCAAGAACAAACCCAAAACGTACCATTAAGTAAACAAAATGAACAACATCAGACATGTTTTACGGATCAATTTCCACCATTTGATGGtgttgaatatttaaatcaaGACCCCGATTTAACATTCGGTTTATCTGATAACAGTTTTAATTACCTCAAGCGATCGTCATCTGAGACTGAAGTTCCTATGAAACAGCACAGTTCGGACAAAAGTTCTTCCCCTGACAAGGACACTTCATCCGTTTAA
- the RCN1 gene encoding Rcn1p (ancestral locus Anc_5.281), which translates to MVASPTNMNDSLVTDTVIVTATDIDVTAPSTIDALQQWLTEKILLHYQVNIDDPLQIIILNKFKRVLLICPDHQISQRIMETSRESSDSLRCLHFNYSMIDGKYTSKKEYLQLPPQKKLFLISPPPSPPPEFDYSLCEGPPNAMTGSHHALVHAQELMRDEDGMDSDSSKNYTLLNSNVGKITLDTCPFISKPVSLSVAQVRTPLPPKSVFDEDDDEEN; encoded by the coding sequence ATGGTTGCTTCCCCTACCAATATGAATGATTCGCTAGTCACAGATACGGTTATTGTCACAGCTACTGATATCGATGTCACAGCACCTTCTACCATTGATGCTTTACAGCAATGGTTAACTGAAAAGATTCTCCTCCATTATCAGGTAAATATCGATGATCCgcttcaaataattattcTAAACAAGTTTAAACGAGTGCTTTTAATCTGTCCGGATCACCAAATCTCTCAACGCATCATGGAGACCTCCAGAGAAAGTTCAGATTCGTTACGATGCTTACatttcaattattcaatgatCGATGGGAAGTACACTTCCAAGAAGGAATATTTACAACTGCCGCCACAAAAGAAGCTATTCCTTATATCTCCGCCACCATCGCCACCCCCTGAATTTGACTACTCTCTTTGTGAAGGACCACCGAATGCCATGACAGGATCCCATCATGCATTAGTTCACGCACAAGAACTCATGAGAGATGAAGATGGCATGGATTCAGATAGTTCTAAGAATTATACTTTACTGAATTCTAACgttggaaaaattacatTAGACACGTGCCCATTCATTTCAAAACCCGTAAGCCTGTCGGTGGCTCAAGTCAGAACTCCGTTACCACCAAAATCAgtatttgatgaagatgacgatgaggagaattga
- the NCAS0F02430 gene encoding M1 family metallopeptidase (ancestral locus Anc_5.285), whose protein sequence is MTSATVNREVLPTNVTPLHYDLQIEPDFKDFKFDGLAKIDLKINDENTDFIKLNTLEIDIHSVKLAKDIKPSSIEYNKEDQISEFYFPKGTMAKLAGSATLEIKFTGILNDQMAGFYRAKYVDKLTGETKYMATTQMEPTDARRAFPCFDEPSLKATYAITLISDPTLTHLSNMDVKSENVVDGKKVTSFNTTPKMSTYLVAFIVADLKYVECKDFRIPVRVYATPGNEKDGQFAADLTAKTLNFFEKTFGIQYPLPKMDNVAVHEFSAGAMENWGLVTYRVVDVLLDKENSTLDRIERVAEVVQHELAHQWFGNLVTMDWWEGLWLNEGFATWMSWYSCNKFEPEWNVWQEYVTDTLQHALALDSLRSSHPVEVPVKKADEINQIFDAISYSKGASLLRMISKWLGEDVFIKGVSQYLTKFKYGNAKTEDLWEALSVASGKDVSAVMNIWTKKVGFPVITVKEDGNKITLTQNRYLSTGDVKAEEDETLYPVFLAIKSKDGVDNSLTLNEKTKTVELKDSEFFKLNSEQSGIYITSYTDERWAKFGKQSELLSVEDRIGLVADAKSLASSGYTSTTNFLNLVANWNKEESFVVLEQILNSIGSLKATWAFEPEEVRDALNTFTRGLVSKRAHELGYQFSNSDSFATQRMKVALFGAACSSRDPIVEKAALDMFAKYVEGDKKAIPALIKPIVFNAVARAGKPEDYERLFNIYKNPINNDEKLAALRTLGRFKDSKLLERTLSYLLDGTVLNQDIYIPMQGMRSHKEGIEALWGWLQKNWDEVSKRLPPGLSMLGSVVVICTSGFTSFKSIDEIKKFFNTKSTKGFDQNLAQSLDTITSKAQWLNRDRDLVKDYLKKNGYSK, encoded by the coding sequence ATGACTAGTGCTACTGTAAATCGTGAAGTTCTTCCAACGAATGTAACTCCATTGCATTATGACCTTCAAATTGAACCTGATTTCAaggatttcaaatttgatgGGTTGGCAAAGattgatttgaagatcAACGATGAAAATACCgactttattaaattgaacACGTTAGAAATTGATATTCACTCTGTCAAACTTGCTAAAGATATTAAGCCTTCAAGTATTGAATACAATAAAGAGGACCAAATCAGCGAATTTTATTTCCCAAAGGGGACTATGGCAAAATTAGCAGGTTCAGCTACTTTGGAAATTAAGTTTACCGGTATTCTAAATGATCAAATGGCTGGTTTCTACAGAGCTAAATATGTTGATAAGCTAACGGGAGAAACTAAATATATGGCTACCACTCAAATGGAACCTACTGACGCAAGAAGAGCATTCCCATGTTTTGATGAACCAAGTTTAAAAGCTACCTACGCTATCACTTTGATATCTGATCCAACATTGACACACTTATCTAACATGGATGTGAAGAGCGAAAATGTCGTTGATGGGAAGAAGGTAACCTCTTTCAATACCACACCAAAGATGTCCACCTATTTAGTGGCATTCATCGTCGCTGATTTGAAATATGTTGAGTGTAAAGATTTTAGAATTCCCGTGAGAGTGTATGCCACTCCAGGTAATGAAAAGGATGGTCAATTTGCCGCTGATTTAACTGCTAAAACattgaatttctttgaaaagacATTTGGTATTCAATACCCATTACCCAAAATGGACAATGTTGCTGTTCATGAATTCTCAGCAGGAGCAATGGAAAATTGGGGGTTAGTTACATATAGAGTCGTTGATGTCTTATTAGACAAGGAAAACTCAACTTTGGATCGTATTGAAAGAGTTGCCGAAGTTGTTCAACATGAATTGGCTCATCAATGGTTCGGTAACTTAGTTACCATGGATTGGTGGGAAGGTTTATGGTTGAATGAAGGTTTTGCAACGTGGATGTCCTGGTACTCTTGTAACAAGTTTGAACCTGAATGGAATGTTTGGCAAGAATATGTCACTGACACATTACAACATGCTTTGGCGTTAGATTCGTTAAGATCATCTCATCCAGTGGAGGTGCCAGTCAAGAAGGCAGATGAAATCAATCAAATTTTCGACGCTATTTCATACTCTAAGGGGGCTTCCTTGTTGAGAATGATTTCCAAATGGTTAGGTGAAGACGTATTCATTAAAGGGGTTTCTCAATATTTAACTAAATTCAAGTATGGAAACGCTAAGACAGAAGATTTATGGGAGGCTTTGTCTGTTGCATCAGGGAAAGACGTTTCTGCCGtgatgaatatttggaCTAAAAAAGTAGGGTTCCCTGTAATTACCGTTAAAGAAGATGGCAATAAGATTACCTTGACTCAAAATCGTTATTTATCTACTGGTGATGTAAAGGcagaagaggatgaaacCTTATACCCTGTATTTTTAGCTATTAAGAGCAAAGATGGAGTTGATAATTCATTGACTCTAAACGAGAAAACTAAGACGGTTGAATTGAAGGATtctgaatttttcaaattgaacaGTGAACAATCTGGTATTTACATTACATCCTACACTGATGAAAGGTGGGCTAAATTCGGTAAACAATCTGAGTTATTATCTGTGGAAGATCGTATTGGGTTAGTCGCTGACGCAAAATCACTTGCTTCATCTGGTTATACATCTACTActaatttcttaaatttagTAGCCAACTGGAACAAGGAAGAATCATTTGTTGTATTGGAACAAATTTTAAACAGTATCGGTTCTTTGAAGGCAACGTGGGCTTTCGAACCTGAAGAAGTCAGAGATGCTTTAAACACCTTTACAAGAGGCTTGGTTTCTAAAAGAGCTCATGAATTGGGATATCAATTCTCAAACTCTGACTCGTTTGCTACTCAACGTATGAAGGTTGCTCTATTTGGGGCTGCATGCAGTTCAAGAGACCCTATTGTTGAAAAGGCCGCTTTAGATATGTTTGCCAAATATGTTGAAGGTGACAAGAAGGCAATTCCAGCTTTGATCAAACCAATTGTTTTTAATGCTGTAGCTAGAGCTGGTAAACCAGAAGACTATGAAAgacttttcaatatttataaGAATCCaatcaataatgatgaaaaattggcaGCTTTGAGGACGTTAGGTAGATTTAAAGATTCCAAACTATTAGAAAGAACGCTAAGTTATTTGTTGGATGGCACTGTATTAAATCAAGATATTTATATTCCTATGCAAGGAATGAGGTCTCACAAGGAGGGTATTGAAGCGTTATGGGGATGGTTACAAAAGAACTGGGATGAGGTCTCTAAGAGACTACCACCCGGTTTATCAATGCTGGGTTCCGTTGTGGTTATCTGTACCTCAGGTTTCACCTCTTTTAAGTCTATTGAtgaaatcaagaaattctttaataCAAAGTCTACTAAGGGTTTTGACCAAAACTTAGCCCAATCATTAGATACTATTACATCAAAGGCTCAATGGTTAAATAGAGACCGTGATTTGGTGAaggattatttgaaaaagaatggatattccaaataa